Genomic window ([Empedobacter] haloabium):
CATCGCGCCGGGCTTCTTCCCGTCCAAGATGAGCGCCGGCGTGCTGTCCACGATGGGCGATCGCCTGACGGCCGAAGCGCCGCTGGGCCGCCTGGGCAGCGACGAAGACCTGAAGGGCGCCGTGGTGCTGTTCGCCTCCGACGCGGGCCGCCACATCACGGGCCAGATCCTCGCCGTCGACGGCGGCGTCTCGGCCGTCTGAACCTTGGGGTCTGTCCCTGCAAGGGACTGACCCCGAAGTTTGCTCCCTCGGTAGAAATGGCATGCAAACTTCAGGGTCAGTCCCCAAGGGGACAGACCCTGACCCACTGATAAGGAAGAAACAAGATGACGACATTCCAACGCATGGTCCTGGCCTCCCGCCCGCCGGCCGAGGTCACCCCCGACAACTTCCGCCTCGAGACCGTCGAAGTGCCGGCGCTGGCCGACGGCCAGGTCCTGGTGCGCAACCACTTCCTGTCGCTCGACCCGTACATGCGCGGCCGCATGAGCGACGCCAAGAGCTATGCCGCGCCGCAGCCGCTGAACGAGACCATGATCGGCGGTACCGTCGGCCAGGTGGTCGAGTCGAAGCACCCGAAATACCAGAAGGGCGACTTCGTCGTCGGCATGGGCGGCTGGACCGAGATGACGGTCTCGGACGGCAGCGACATGCGCAAGGTCGACACCACCCATATCCCGCTGTCGGCCTACCTGGGCCCCGTCGGCATGCCCGGCATGACGGCGTGGTACGGCTTCACCCAGATCATGCAGGCCAAGGAAGGCGAGACGATCTGCGTCTCGGCCGCCAGCGGTGCTGTCGGCAGCGTGGTGGGCCAGCTGGCCAAGTTGAAAGGCTGCCGCGCCATCGGCATCGCCGGCGGCAAGGAAAAGTGCGACTACGTGGTCGATGAGCTGGGCTTCGACGCCTGCATCGACTACAAGGCCGGCAACCTGCGCGCCGACCTGAAGGCGGCGGCGCCGGACGGCATCGACGCGATCTTCGAGAACGTCGGCGGCGAGGTGTTCGACGCGGCGCTGGCGCGCACCAACGCGTTCGCGCGCGTGGCCCTGTGCGGCATGATCGCCGGCTATAACGGCGAGGACATCCCGCTGCGTAACGTGCGCCAGCTGCTCACCAACCGCATCACGCTGCGCGGCTTCATCGTCAGCGAGCACATGGAGCTGTGGCCGCAGGGCCTGCAGGAGCTGGGCCTGCTGGTGGCACAGGGCAAGCTGAAATACCGCGAGTCGGTCGCCGAAGGCCTGGCCGCCGCGCCGGACGCCTTCATTGGCCTGCTCAAGGGGCGCAATTTCGGCAAGCAGCTGGTCAAGCTGGCCTGATGCTGGCGGTGGCGCAAGGGTGATGGCGCTCGGGAGCAAGGTGTGACAAAATCGTTTCTTTAGCCTGAAGGTTTTGCATACGATGCTCTCAACACATGAAATCCGTTACGGCGACTGGGCGACCCTGGGCCGCGATGCCGCCGCGATCCGCACGGAAGTATTCGTGCGCGAGCAGAACGTACCGGCCGAACTGGAGATGGACGACAAGGATGCCGTCTGCCTGCACGCGGTCGCGTACGATGCCGCCGGGGTCCCGGTCGGCACCGGCCGGCTGCTGCCGGACGGGCATATCGGCCGCATGGCCGTGCTGCCGTCCGCGCGCGGCACCGGCGTCGGCGGCGCGCTGCTGCAAGGGCTGATGGCGCAGGCCCGGACCCGCGGCCATCGCGGCGTGGCATTGTCGGCGCAGACGCATGCGGCGCCGTTCTACAGTGCCCATGGCTTCCAGCAGGCCGGCGAGGAATTCTTCGAGGCTGGCATCGCCCATGTCGAGATGCGGCACGGGTTCTGACTGGACCCATGGTGTCAGGCACCGATCTGCGGGTCGGAGACCCGCAGATCGGTGCCTGACACCGGCGGGTTTATTTTTGCAACTGCTCCTGCAAGAAGCCGTGTAACTGCCGCACCGCCGGCGAGAACTGCCGCCGGTGCGGGCAAATCAGGTGCAGCGGCGCCGGCTCGCCCGGCTGCTCCGGCAGCAGCACCACCAGCCGCCCCGCCGCGACGTCGGCACGCACGTCGATCGACGACTTGTAGGCGATCCCTTCACCTGCCACGGCCCAGCGCCGCACCACATCCGCATCGTCGCTGGCCAGTGCGCCCCGCACCTGCACCGTGCGGCCGGCTTTCGCGCCGGCGACGGGAAAACGCCATTTGTCGTACAGCCGGCCATGCAACTGCCACAGCAGGCAGGAATGGTTGCGCAGGTCGTCCAGCGACGCCGGCATGCCGCATTGCTCCAGGTAGCCGGGCGAGGCAACCAGCACGCGCCGGTTGCCAGGTGCCAGCGGCAGTGCGACGAAGCTCGCATCGGCGTCGGTGCCGTAGCGGATCGCCACGTCGACGGGGTCGCGGAACACGTCCGCGACCTGGTCCGACAGCTGCAGCCGCAGTTCCAGGCGCGGGTGGGCGCGGCGGAATTGCCCCAGCAGCGGCAGCAGCACGTTGCGCCCCAGGTCGGAAGGCGCCGCGATGAACAGCGTGCCCGCCAGTGCTTCGTCGTCCTGGCGCAGCTCGTCGCGGCCGGCGTGCAGCAGGTCGATCACTTCCTTCGCGTACGGCAGGTAGCGCTCGCCCTCGTCCGTCAGGCGCAGGCTGCGCGTGGAGCGGGCGAACAGGCGCACTTCCAGGTCCCGTTCCAGCCGCATGATGGCGGCGCTGACTTGCCCGGGCAGCAGGTCGGCGTCGCGTGCCGCCTTGCTGAAGCTGCCGCAGGCGGCCGTGCGGACGAACAGCGCCAGGTCTTCGAACCGGACCATTTTCACTCGCCGAGTGAAAGTGATAACCGATTACCGGTCTTTTTCCGGTGCCAGCCCAGCCATATCATTGCTGCATCTCCACTTACTCCCCGAGGGACTCACGATGAAAGCAGTAGTTTACACGCAACACGGTTTGCCGATCGACCATCCCGAAGCCCTGCACGACATGGAGCTGCCGGCGCCGGTGCCCGGTCCGCGCGACCTGCTGGTCGAGGTGCGGGCGATCTCCGTCAATCCGGTCGACACCAAGGTGCGCCGCGGCGCCGCCGTGAGCGCGCCGCGCGTGCTGGGCTGGGACGCCGCCGGCGTGGTCGTCGCGACCGGCGCCGACGTCAGCGCGTTCAAGCCGGGCGACACCGTCTATTACGCCGGCTCGCTGACCCGGCCCGGTTCGTACAGCGAACTGCACCTGGTGGACGAGCGCATCGCCGGCCACAAACCCGCGTCGCTGGACTTCGCCGCTGCCGCCGCACTGCCGCTGACGTCGCTGACGGCCTGGGAGCTGCTGTTCGACCGGCTGCGGGTGCCGGAGCAGGGCGGTGCAGGCAAGTCGCTCGTCATCGTCGGCGCTGCCGGCGGCGTGGGATCGATCCTGACGCAGCTGGCGTCGAAGCTGACCGACCTGACCGTGATCGGCACCGCCTCCCGCGCCGAAACGCGCGCGTGGGTGCGCGAACTGGGCGCGCACCACGTGATCGACCATGGCCAGCCGATGGCGCCGCAGCTGGCCGCGCTGGGCATCGCCCACGCCGACATCGTCGTCAGCCTGACCCATAGCGAGCAGCACTATGCCGACATCGTCGAGATGCTGGCGCCGCAGGGCCAGTTCGCGCTGATCGACGACCCGGCCAGCCTGGACGCGATGCCGCTCAAGCGCAAGAGCATTTCGCTGCACTGGGAGCTGATGTTCACCCGCTCGATGTACGAGACGGCGGACATGGCACGCCAGCGCGAGATCCTCGACCGCGTTGCCGCGCTGGTCGATGCCGGCACGCTGCGCACGACGGTGGGCGAGCATTTCGGCGCCATCACGGCCGCCAACCTGCGCCGCGCCCATGCCCTCATCGAGAGCAACAAGGCCAAGGGCAAGATCGTGCTGGCAGGCTTTTGAGCCGCCCGCTACACTCGAGTCACCGCAACCGAACAAGGAGAGTCACACAATGAATATCGTGGAAAAAGCGGCCCAGCGCCACACCGTGAAGGCGTTCGACGCCAGCCGCAAGGTGCCGGACGAGATCATCGCCCAGCTGCGCATGCTGCTGCGCCTGGCGCCGTCGTCGGTCAACTCGCAGCCCTGGCACTTCGTCATCGCCAGCACGGACGAAGGCAAGGCCAGGATCGCCAAGTCGGCCGAAGGCGGTTACCAGTACAACGTCAGCAAGATCCGCGACGCCTCGCACGTGGTGGTGCTGGCCACGCGCGCCCATGCCGACGAAGCGTACCTGGAAGCCGTGCTGGCGCAGGAGGAACGCGACGGTCGCTTCGTCAACGAGGCGGCCAAGACGGCCGGCGCGGGCGCCCGCAAGCTGTTCACGGACATCCACCGCTACAAGCTCAAGGACGTGGCGCAGTGGTACGAGAAGCAGACCTACCTGGCCCTGGGCAGCTTGCTGCTGGGCGCGGCCGCGCTGGACGTGGGCGCCACGCCGATGGAGGGTTTCGACGCCGAGATCCTCGACAAGGAACTGGGCCTGCGCGAAAAAGGCTACACCGCTTCCGTCATCGTCTCGCTGGGCTACAGCGGCGCCGAGGACTTCAATGCCAAGCTGCCGAAGTCGCGGCTGCCGGTGGAGCAGGTGTTTACCGACATCTGAGCCGGCGCGCCTTACGCCACCTCCACCTCGTGCAATTGCGCCGGTGCCGCCGCATACAGCTTGACGACGGTGGAGGTGCGCGTGCCGTAGTCGGCCGACTCGATCTTCACGGCCGACAGCATGCGCTCGCGCTCGATCGGCACGCCCGTCTCGGGCAGGCGCTGGTCCGGTGCGCGCGTGGTGTCGGCCAACATCTCGAAATACGCCTCTTCCGGGGCGCCCAGGCACAGCAGGCTGGCGAATTGCGCCTTGGTGCGCACCACCTTGGGCCAGGGCGAATCGAGCAGCGCGTTCGACAGGCCGTAGATCCCGGGCGGCAGCGGCTGGCCGTTGCGCGGGTCGGCCTCGCCCCGGTTGGAGAACCACACCAGTTCCAGGCCGTCGCACAGCACCAGGTTGAAGCCGTTGTAGGCGTGCGCGCCGGGCCGGATCTGCTCGACGTAGTCGCGCGCGCTCATCGATCCGGCCAGGAAGTTCGACACCAGCATGCCGCGCGACGGCGCCTGCGGATCGAAGTCGTGCGGGGCGCGGATATTGGTCAGGGCGGCAAAGCGCGACGGCGCCTTGCCCTGCTGCGGCTCGGCGGCCAGGGCGCCGCCCGTGCAGCGCGCCCTGAGCGGCGTGATATTGGGCGGATAGGGGTCGCCGGGCGACTCCGGCCGCGTGATGCCCATCCAGCTGCCGCCAGCCTTCAGGTCACGGCCCGCCACGATCTGCGGGTTTTCCTCCCACGGCGCGGCCGGCGCGCTGGCGCGGGCAAAATACTCGTCGCGGTTGGCGGCGGCAATGAGGGGCACGCCCGGCACCACCTGCCAGGCAAAGACGATCAGGCACATCAGGGGAGATCCGTGAAGACTTCGTTGTGGCGGGGACCGGCCAGGAGTGGCGCGATGTGCGCCCGGGCGCAGGCTTGTTCCAGCGCGTCGGCAAAGCCGGCGCCGACGTTCGGATAGACTTCCATCCATGTCTGCAGCCCGTCCTGCGCGGCGGGCCGGCGTTTCAGTTGCGGCGCCACGCCGTGCGTGGCCGCCAGCTCGCGCTGCAGCGCATGGACGCGCTCGCGCAGCGGCGCCGTGTCGGCGTCGCGTACCTTGTAATAGACGTACAGGTCGGCCATCAGACGTCGAGCTTGTCCAGCACGTACGGCATCGGCTGGAAGCGCAGCGCCGGGCCTTGCGCCGAGCCGGCATGCACGGCGCCGGCCTCCAGCGCCTCCAGCTTCATCTCGACCAGCGCATCGACGCCGCCGGCACCGTTCGGCGCCGCGTTGACGACCATGCCGCACGGCTGTGCCGGGTCGGCCGGCGTGAACACCTCGGTGCCGGCCGCGATCGCGGCGTCGTCGATGGTCGCCAGCGCCGTGCGGCGTTTCAGCTTGCCCAGGTACTGGCTGCGCGCGACGATTTCCTGGCCCGGATAGCAGCCCTTCTTGAAATTGACACCGCCCAGCAGTTCCAGGTTGACCATCTGCGGCACGAACTGCTCCTGCGTGGCGGCGGTGACGAGCGGGACGCCGGCATGGATGTCGGCCAGGCGCCAGGCCTCGGTACCGGCCACGTTCAGGCGCCCGGCCAGTTCGGCCGCCACCGTGTCCGCCGCTTGGCTGGTCGCCAGCCATTGGTAGCGCGGCGCGCCAAACGCGTCGGCCACGCGCAGCAGGGTGCCCAGCGGGTGGTCCAGCTTGGTGTACGGCGCCTCGGGCAGGGCGTCGAACCAGGTGCGCAGCACGGCTTCGCCGTCGGCGCCGCCGATGCCCAGCAGTACGCGGCCTTCCAGCGCGTCCGACGCCTTGGTCTTCGCCCGCAGCACGAACATCTGCAGGCGCTTCTGGATGGCGGGCTGCAATTCGCGCGCCAGTTGCAGCAGCACGGCATCGCCGTCGCGCCACATCAGGAAGCTGGCCAGCAGGCGGCCCTTCGGCGTGCAATAGCCGGCCAGGCGCACGTCGCGCTCGCCCAGGTGTTCCACGTCGTTGGTCAGCTGCGAGTGCAGGAAGGAACGCGATTCTTCGCCCGCGAAGGCGATGATGCCCGTGTCGGCCAGGTGGGCGACGAAGCCGGTGGCCAGCACGGCCGGGGTGACGGCGGCGGCTGGTGCTGCGAGGACTTGATTCCAGGTGTTCATAAATTTGGATACTTTGGCCATGAAAGCATTATCATTACGGGCTCATTATAAAGATCCCCGGCAAAACGCGCCGGGCAGGCCCAAATCCAGGAGTCGCAACACAGATGGCATTGATAACAAGAACGATCGCGCTAGGCGTGCTGGCCGCATGCGCCGCCGGCGCCGGTTTCGCCTGGTGGGCCCAGGCGCCGATCACCGTCGAAGGCGACGCGATTCCCTTCACGATCAGCAAGGGCAGCGGCGCCCATGCCGCCGGCCAGCAGATCGCCGGCGCCGGCGTGCCGATGCAGCCGCTGCTGTTCAACGTGCTGGCGCGCGCCACCGGCAAGAGCGCGCGCCTGAAGGCCGGCTCCTACGAGCTGAAACCAGGCACCACGCCGCTGCGCCTGATCGACCAGCTGGTGCGCGGCGAGTACGCGCAGGAGTCCCTGACCATCATCGAAGGCTGGACGTTCCGCCAGATGCGCCAGGCCATCGCCGCGCACCGGGGCCTGAAGCATGACACGGTCGGCCTGTCCGACGCGGACCTGATGAAGAAGCTCGATGCCCAGTACCCGCATCCGGAAGGGCTGTTCTTCCCCGACACCTATCTGTTCGCCAAGGGCTCGTCGGAACTGCAGATCTACAAGCAGGCGCACAGCGCCATGATGCAGCACCTGACGGCCGCCTGGTACAAGCGCGCGCCCGACCTGCCGTACAGCACGCCGTACCAGGCCCTGACCATGGCTTCCATCGTCGAGAAGGAAACGGGCCAGAAGGCCGAACGGGCGATGATCGCGGCCGTGTTCGTGAACCGCCTGAAGCTGGGCATGATGCTGCAGACCGACCCCACGGTCATCTACGGCATCGGCGAGAAATTCGACGGCAATATCCGCAAGAAGGACCTGGAAACGGACACCCCGTACAATACGTATATGCGGACGGGCCTGCCCCCCACGCCGATCGCGCTGCCGGGCCAGCAGTCGCTGGCCGCCGCGCTGGCGCCGGCGCGCTCGAACGCACTGTATTTCGTCGCGCGCGGCAACGGCACCAGCCACTTCTCGGATAATCTCACCGACCACAACAAGGCCGTCAACCAATATCAGAGGCAGCAGCAATGACAGTGCCACGAGGCAAATTCATCACCTTCGAAGGCATCGACGGCGCCGGCAAGTCCACCCACATCCGCTACTGCGCCGACCTGGTGGCCGCGCGCGGCATCGAGCTGGTCAGCTCGCGCGAGCCGGGCGGCACGCCGCTGGGCGAAAAGCTGCGCGAACTGGTGCTGCACGAGCCGATGCACCTGGAAACCGAAGCGCTGCTGGTGTTCGCCAGCCGGCGCGAGCACATCGCCCAGGTGATCGAGCCGGCACTGGCGCGCGGCGCCTGGGTCATCTCGGACCGGTTTACCGACGCCAGCTTCGCCTACCAGGGCGGCGGGCGCGGCCTGGACCTGATCAAGATCGAAACGCTGGCCAACTGGGTCCACCCCGAGCTGTGGCCCGACCTGACCATCCTGTTCGACGTGCCGCTGGAAGTCGCGCGCGCCCGCCTGGACGCGACGCGCGAACTGGACAAGTTCGAGCAGGAAAAGGCCGACTTCTTCCTGGCCGCCCGCAACGAGTACCTGCGCCGCGCGGCCCAGTACCCCGAACGGTTCCGCGTGATCGACTCGACGCAGACGATCGAGGCGATCCGCCTGCAGCTGGCCGAGATCATCGGCGCCTTGCGATGAGCGAGGGTACGGCGATGCAGACGGGCGTCTATCCATGGCAAGAGGGCGCGTGGGGCCAGTTGCAGCTCTTGCGCCAGCGCCTGCCGCACGCGATCCTGTTCCACGGCGCGGCCGGCATCGGCAAGGCCGACTTCATCGAGCACTTTGCCCAGGCCCTGCTGTGCGAGAACGTGCGTGCCGACGGCCACGCCTGCGGCGCCTGCGCGTCGTGCGGCTGGTTCGTCCAGCAGAGCCACCCGGACTACCGCCGCATCCGTCCGGAAGCGTTCGAGGACGAGCCGGGCGAGGCGGAAGAGGGCGAGGACAAGAAGAGCAAGACCAAGACGCCGTCGAAAGAGATCAAGATCGAACAGGTGCGCGCGCTGGCCGATTTTATGAACATCTCGACGCACCGCCAGGGCCTGCGCGTGGTCGTGCTGTACCCGGCCGAGGCACTGAACATGCCGGCCTCGAACGCCTTGCTGAAGACCCTGGAAGAGCCGCCGCCGGGCACCGTGTTCCTGCTGGCGTCGAACAGCCTGGACCGGCTGCTGCCGACGATCCTGTCGCGCTGCCGCAAGTTCGCGCTGCCGTTGCCGGCGCATGCGGAAGCGCTGGCATGGCTGCAGGCGCAGGGCGTGGCGGACGCCGACAGCTGGCTGCGCGAGCAGGGCGGCGCGCCGCTGGCCGCGCTGGCGCAATCGGAGGCCGGCAACCGCGAGGAGATCGACACCTTGCTGCAATACCTGGCCCATCCGGCTGTCGAGGGCGCGTTGCGCACGGCGGACAAGCTGCAGAAAGTGCCCCTGACCTCCCTGGTGGCATGGCAGCAGCGCTGGCTGTACGACCTGTTTTCCTGCAAGCTGACGGGCAACATCCGGTATTATCCCCGTTATGCCCGCGAGCTGAAGGCACTGGCCGAGAAGGTTCACGTCAGCCGCTTGCTGGCGGCGATCAAGGGCACGGCCGAGCGGCGCGCCACGTCGGACCATCCGCTCTCGCCCAAGCTGTTCATCGAGGATATGCTGCTGGACTATACTGCCTGCTGTGCATGAAAGGATGCCCATGAGCGCTGGCCCGCCCGATCCGAATCCGCTGCTCAATCCGAACACCCAGCCGGGCGGCGCGCCGCGGCCGACGGTGCTGTCGCTGGCGATCCGGGAAAAGGCGGCCCTGTACGCGGCCTACATGCCGTTCCTGAAGAACGGCGGCATCTTCGTGCCGACCCAGAAGGCCTACAAGGTGGGCGACGAGATCTACCTGATATTGACCTTGATGGACGACGCCACCAAGTATCCGATCGCCGGCAAGGTCGTGTGGATCACGCCGGCCGGCGCCCACAACAACAAGGCGCAGGGCATCGGTGTCCATTTCCCGGACGACGAGACGGGCCAGCGCACCCGTGCCCGCATCGAGGAAATCCTCGGCGCGGCCCTGCGTTCCACGCGCGCCACCCATACTCTTTGACTTCGCACGCATGTCTTTTCGCCACCGCATCGCCACCCTGGGCGACCTGCCCACCATCGTCGCCATCTACAACAGCACCATCGCCTCGCGCGAAGTCACGGCCGACACCGAGCCTGTCTCGGTCGAGTCGCGCCTGAACTGGTTCCACGAGCACCAGCCGGAGCGCCGGCCGCTGTGGGTGATCGAGCGGGCCGACGACACGTCGGCGCACCCGGAAATCCTCGGCTGGATCTCGTATTCGAATTTCTATGGCCGCCCGGCGTATTCCGGCACGGCCGAGGTGTCGATCTATATTGCGGAAAACTGGCGCGGCAAGGGCATCGGGCGCTATGCGCTGACGGAAGCGATCGCGCATGCGCCGAAAATCGCCGTGCACACGGTGCTGGGCTTCATCTTCGGCCACAACGCGCCCAGCCTGGCGCTGTTCCGGCGGTTCGGCTTCGAACAGTGGGCCAATTTCCCGCGGGTGGCGAACCTGGATGGGGTCGAGCGCGACCTGATCATCCTGGGCAAGCGGGTGGCATGACGTTGGTGCCTCAGGGTTAGGGTCTGTCCCCATCGGGGACTGACCCTGGTTTTAATCGGCAGCGCCAGCGCTACGTTGCAGCTTGGTGCCTGCTGCATTGGAGTCCCTGAAAAAAACCGGGGTCAGTCCCCTGCGGGGACAGACCCCAACCCCGGACGCGGCGGTGTTGTCTTGGCTAAGCTACAATAGCCCCATGTTCATCGATTCACACTGCCACATCGACTTCCCCGAGCTGGCCGCTCGCATGCCGGAACTGCGCGCGAAAATGGCGCAGAACCAGGTCACCCACGCCCTGTGCGTGTCGGTCGACCTGCCGGATTTCCCGCGCGTGCTGGCGCTGGCCGAGGAGTATCCGAATATCTTCGCCTCCGTCGGCGTCCACCCCGACTACGAGGACACCCCCGAACCCACCGTCGAGCAGCTGGTCGCACTGGCCGACCATCCGAAGATCGTCGCCATCGGCGAGACCGGTCTGGATTACTACCGCCTGACGGGCGACCTGGAATGGCAGCGCGAGCGCTTCCGCACCCACATCCGCGCCTCGCGCGCCACACGCAAACCCCTGATCATCCACACCCGTGCCGCCAGCGCCGACACCATCCGCATCATGCAGGAAGAGGGTGCCGGCACGGCCGATGGCGGCGTGGCCGGCGTCATGCACTGCTTTACCGAGTCGCTGGAGGTGGCGCAGGCGTCGATGGCGCTGGGCTTCTACATCTCCTTTTCCGGCATCGTCACGTTCAAGAGCGCCAAGGAGCTGCAGGCCGTGGCCCAGGCGGTGCCGCTGGAGCGCATGCTGATCGAGACCGATTCGCCATACCTGGCGCCGGTGCCGTACCGGGGCAAGATGAACGAGCCGGGCTACGTCGCCCACGTGGCCGAGTTCATCGCCCAGCTGAAGGGCGTCACCGTCGCGGAAGTGGCCGAGCGCACCACGGCCAACTTCTTCGACCTGTTCAGCACGGCGGGGCGCGCCTGATGGGCATCCGCATCCGCCTGCGCCTGGTGCGCCGCCGTATCCTCGCCACCGTCGCGATGGCGCTGGCCGCCGTCGGCGCCGCCCCGCACGCTGTGGCGGCCAGCCAGGGCGACAATGACAAAGTCACGTTCTTCCGCGCCGCCCAGCTGAACGACGCGGCCCGCATCAAGCCGCTGCTGGCGCGCGGGCTCGACCCCAATGTGCGCGAGCCGGAGCGGGGCGAGACGGCCCTGATCGTGGCACTGCGCAACGACGCGATGAACGTGTTCGACCTGCTGCTGGCGCAGCCGAAACTGCAGCCCGATGCCCAGGCCAGCAACGGCAACACGGCGCTGATGATGGCCGCCTTCAAGAACAACAAGCCGGCCGTGGAAAAGCTGATCGCCAAGGGCGCCCAGGTCAACCGGCCCGGCTTCACGGCGCTGCATTACGCGGCGGCGGCCGGCGCCATCGACATCCTGCGCTACCTGCTGGAGCAGCACGCCTATATCGACGCGGAATCCCCGACCAAGATGACGCCGCTGATGCTGGCCGCGCGCGAAGGCCAGGAAGAAGCCGTCAAGGTGCTGCTGGAGGAGGGCGCCGACGCCACGCTGCGCGACGCCGGCTTCAAGCTGACGGCCGCCGAGATGGCGGAAAAGGCCGACAAGCCCTGGATCGCCGAGACGATCCGCAAGCACCTGGCCGTCAAGGCCAAGCGCTGAATCCCGCCGTCGGCCGGGGCAAACGGGAGAATTGAAGCCTTTTCTCCGCCAAGCTCGGCCGATCGCGCCGCCCTGTTGATCCTGATAATGGCTTCATTGCCTGAGGCAAATATCAAAAGGATCATCATGTTGAACGAACGCGAAATCGAAAGCTGCTACCTGGGCCAGTTCATCCCGGTGCACTACCATCACAATATGCTGATGGACAACAACCGCATGCACAGCTTCAAGTCGGCCATCGACTACGTCGTCAAGCCGGGCATGAAGGTGCTGGAACTGGGCGGCGGCACCGGCGTATTGTCGTGGTTCGCGGCGGCCAAGGCCGACAAGGTCTACTGCGTCGAGTTCAATCCGGACATGGTGCAGCAGGCGCAGAAATTCCTGGCGATCAATCCGAACGGCGAGAAGGTCGAGGTGATCCACGCCGACGCGTTCGAGTACCTGCCGCCGGAACCGGTCGACGTGGTCATCTGCGAGATGATCCACGTGGCCATGCTGCGCGAGAAGCAGGTCGAGGTGATCGAGTCGTTCAAGCGCCGCTATGCGCAGAAGTTCGGCGGCCCGCTGCCCGTGTTCATCCCGGAAGCGGTACTGATGGCCGCGCAGCCGCTGCAGCAGGAATACGATTTCGAAGGCTTCTATGCGCCGATCGTCCAGTTCCAGGAAACCGGCGTGGTGCACAACAACACGGTGGAACTGGCGCAGCCGGCCATCTACGCCGTGGTCGACTTCACCCAGCCGAACGCGCTGTCGTACGCCTGGCAGGGCAAGTTCGTGGTCGAGCGCGCCGGCACCGTCAACGCCATGCGCTTCGTGACCAAGAACATCCTGGCCGTGGTGCAGGAACGAGCCACCACGATCGACTGGCTGAACCACTACATGACCTTGCCGCTGGCGCAGCCCGTGCAAGTGCGCGCCGGCGACGTGCTGCAGGTCAGCTTCGCCTACCGCGCCGGCGGCTCGATCCCGTCGCTGGAGGCATCGCTGCAGGCTGCCGTGGTGTTCGAAGCGGAGGAAGTGGCGACCGTCGAGGCGATCCCGGCCTTCGCCTGATCCCGCCCCAGTGCAGTTCGTGCCGCGTTTTCAGCGGCCGGTCGCATCCTTCGCCCGCGGCGCCCGCGGCGCGCTACAGTAGCGGCATCGATTGAATGCTGGCGGAGGATGCGATGTTCAGTTTCATGCTGTGGTTGGTCTTGCTGTTGCTGTGCTGGCCGCTGGCCCTGCTGGCACTGCTGCTGTACCCCGTGTTCTGGCTGCTGACCCTGCCTTTCCGCCTGATCGGCATCGGCGTCGACGCCATCTTCGAGACCCTGCGCGCCATCGTGCTGCTGCCGGCGCGCGTGCTGGGCGGCGCGCGCCGCTAGGCGGCGTCAGAAATCGACCAGCACCCCCGCGCCCAGCGACATCTGGGCATAGTTGTAGTCGATCAGGCTCTGGCCATACCCCGAGAAGAACTGCAGGTAGCCTTTCAGGTTGGACCGGATCGGCGCCGCCCAGCCCAGCTGCACGGCGCCGTGCTTGGTGTGGAAGTTGCGCCGCGCCAGCAGCGAGTATTCGGTGCCGTTGTCGCGGTAGGACACGCGCACGTCGCCATGGCCCATGAAATCGGCGATGTCGATGTTGTCGTTGTCCGAGCGGTCGTTGTCCAGGCGCTTCCAGATGCGCGCCGTTACGGCCAGCTTGCCGTATTCACCGCCCACCTCCCCATATAAACGGTTCCAGCTGCGCGACAGCTTCGCGGTCTGGCCGTTCGACTGGTGTACCAGGCCCAGGCTGGCATAGCGGAAATCGAAGCCGCCGATGCGCTTGCCGATCG
Coding sequences:
- a CDS encoding ankyrin repeat domain-containing protein, coding for MGIRIRLRLVRRRILATVAMALAAVGAAPHAVAASQGDNDKVTFFRAAQLNDAARIKPLLARGLDPNVREPERGETALIVALRNDAMNVFDLLLAQPKLQPDAQASNGNTALMMAAFKNNKPAVEKLIAKGAQVNRPGFTALHYAAAAGAIDILRYLLEQHAYIDAESPTKMTPLMLAAREGQEEAVKVLLEEGADATLRDAGFKLTAAEMAEKADKPWIAETIRKHLAVKAKR
- a CDS encoding methyltransferase domain-containing protein; the protein is MLNEREIESCYLGQFIPVHYHHNMLMDNNRMHSFKSAIDYVVKPGMKVLELGGGTGVLSWFAAAKADKVYCVEFNPDMVQQAQKFLAINPNGEKVEVIHADAFEYLPPEPVDVVICEMIHVAMLREKQVEVIESFKRRYAQKFGGPLPVFIPEAVLMAAQPLQQEYDFEGFYAPIVQFQETGVVHNNTVELAQPAIYAVVDFTQPNALSYAWQGKFVVERAGTVNAMRFVTKNILAVVQERATTIDWLNHYMTLPLAQPVQVRAGDVLQVSFAYRAGGSIPSLEASLQAAVVFEAEEVATVEAIPAFA